The DNA window ACCGGAGAACAAAAAAAGCGGCCGCCGGTCACCCGACGGCCGCTGTCGTTTCTCCCGGCTCTAGAACGAAACCCCGTTCTCCACGAGGTCCTTGCGCAGCAGCTCGCGCAGCCGCCTGCTCACGGGCCCGGGCCGGGCGTCGTGCACGGGCTTGTCGTTGAAGCGCACCACGGACAGGGCGTCGATGGTGGTGCCCACGAGGATGATCTCCCGGGCCTCCAGCAGCTCGCCCTCGGAGATGCCCCGGAAGACCACATCCATCTCGCGCTTGAGCAGGTCCACCCCGCGCATGAGCGTGGTCCCGGCAAGGGCGTTGGTGAACTCCGGGATGGACAGGCGGCCCTTGGCGTCCACGATGCAGACGTTCTCCGTGGCGCCTTCGGCCAGGAACCCCTGCTCGTCGAAGCACAGGGCGTAGTCGTAGCCCTTCTGCACCGCCTCGCGCTTCATGAGCACGTTGGGCAGATAGTTGGTGGTCTTGAGGGTGGCCAGCCAGGACTGCTTGGCCGGGATGGATGCCTTGAAGGCCGAAACCCCGCGCTCGTAGGTCTCCTCGGTCTTGAGGTGGATGTCGT is part of the Desulfovibrio aminophilus genome and encodes:
- a CDS encoding aminotransferase class IV: MLRVAGSDDYLNALLEAIRPGAERVLAFYDHRVGLIGTDPRLMLMPWDDHIAHRGDGVFETAKFIGRKIYQLDAHLKRMRSSCQGIHLEPPCSWEEVRDIVLQVAAAAEKPQGLVRVLLGRGPGGFGIDPYECPVPSLYVVAYDIHLKTEETYERGVSAFKASIPAKQSWLATLKTTNYLPNVLMKREAVQKGYDYALCFDEQGFLAEGATENVCIVDAKGRLSIPEFTNALAGTTLMRGVDLLKREMDVVFRGISEGELLEAREIILVGTTIDALSVVRFNDKPVHDARPGPVSRRLRELLRKDLVENGVSF